The proteins below are encoded in one region of Winogradskyella helgolandensis:
- a CDS encoding HAD family hydrolase — protein sequence MLKAVLFDMDGVIVDTEPLHRKAYYQMFNDVNIDVDDPLYESFTGQSTINICKRLVDHFNLETAPESLVSIKRKHFTYLFENDSDLTLIEGVLERIKDYHANGLKLVVASSASMPNINRIFDRFELNQFFSGKFSGADLEKSKPHPEIFIKAAEHTGFHKSECMVIEDSTNGIKAAHAAGIFCAGFKSEHSSGQDYTLANVIVSSFEELSFLNQKLFFNETT from the coding sequence ATGCTAAAAGCAGTCTTATTTGATATGGATGGTGTTATTGTAGATACAGAGCCGTTGCATCGTAAAGCGTATTATCAAATGTTTAATGATGTAAATATAGACGTTGATGACCCATTATATGAATCCTTCACAGGTCAATCGACAATAAATATCTGTAAGCGTTTAGTTGATCATTTCAATTTAGAGACGGCACCCGAAAGTTTAGTTAGTATTAAAAGAAAACACTTTACGTATTTGTTTGAAAACGATTCTGATTTAACTTTAATTGAAGGAGTTTTAGAACGCATTAAAGATTATCATGCCAACGGTTTAAAACTAGTTGTAGCGTCTTCTGCTTCCATGCCTAATATAAATCGCATTTTTGATCGTTTTGAGTTAAATCAATTCTTCAGCGGTAAATTTAGTGGAGCCGATTTAGAAAAATCAAAACCACATCCAGAAATATTTATAAAAGCCGCAGAACATACAGGGTTTCATAAATCGGAATGTATGGTCATTGAAGATTCTACCAACGGTATTAAAGCAGCACATGCGGCTGGTATCTTTTGTGCTGGTTTTAAAAGTGAACATTCTTCAGGTCAAGATTATACCTTAGCCAATGTGATTGTTTCTAGTTTTGAGGAATTATCATTTTTAAATCAGAAGTTATTTTTTAATGAAACAACGTAA
- a CDS encoding response regulator transcription factor, translating into MTKKILIVDDEPNIVMSLEYTFKKQGFEVFIARDGSEALEILKHHIPNVILLDIMMPNVDGYQTLSLIKASESLKHIKVVFLTAKNKASDIEKGLKLGADKYLTKPFSVKKIVSEILELVT; encoded by the coding sequence ATGACGAAGAAAATTTTAATTGTTGACGATGAGCCAAATATTGTCATGTCGTTAGAATATACCTTCAAAAAACAAGGTTTTGAAGTGTTTATTGCAAGAGATGGAAGCGAGGCTTTAGAGATATTAAAACATCATATTCCTAACGTAATTTTGTTAGATATTATGATGCCCAATGTAGATGGTTATCAGACACTTTCATTGATTAAAGCGTCTGAAAGTTTAAAACACATTAAAGTGGTGTTTTTAACGGCAAAAAATAAAGCTTCAGATATTGAAAAGGGTTTAAAACTTGGAGCGGATAAATATTTAACCAAACCTTTTTCAGTAAAAAAAATAGTTTCAGAAATATTGGAACTTGTGACTTAG
- a CDS encoding sensor histidine kinase has protein sequence MNSYAVIIIIIIYLAVLFYIAFLAEKKRQSKWVNNPYVYTLSLAVYCSAWTYYGSVGIAANSGIDFLPIYLGPVIAAPLWIVLLRKIIRISKHHKISSIADFISLRYGNNRFLGALVTIICLFGTLPYISLQLKAVSETFEILSGENSYISTTVIDDSTFYIALLLAIFAAFFGTQNTDASEKHKGIVATVALESMLKLMFFLVIGIYITFFLFDGTSDIYEKVSITENFKALTTFGEVEAGFNWFFMIALSFMVVFLLPRQFQVAVLENNREKHLKKAIWLFPLYLLLFNIFVIFIAWAGKLTFGSTENAEYYTLLLPLEHGNTFLATLVFLGGFSAVISMVVVSTLALSTMVSNNLVIPYGFLDKFIKNQPERNSKYIKAIRRVSIFTIIITAYFFYVLFSKALSLYSIGLISFVIIAQLAPSFFIGLYWNRGSSKGAIIGMIVGFFVAFYTLVLPFTLESYLGTDDFRQYGLMGIETLKPYALFGIDFLSPPAHAFFWSITFNLFSYLMFSLMSKGNYRERNYAEMFVDSKNFTNLQDSALVWKGEAYVSDIKNVLERFLGEKRAARALKIFFTKYKLSQDTQLADARLINFSERLLTGSIGSASAKILIASVVKEEQISLVEVLKILEESKENIVSNKMLVEKSNELSQLTSRLKEANEELISKDRQKDEFLDTVAHELKTPITGIRAATEVILDDEDMPKEIKAQFLKNILEDSDRLGRLIHNILDFEKLETGGLQLDLKHQDIQKTIGKAIASISHIAAKKDVQIINNNVHSFKISYEEDRILQVLTNLLSNAIKFCEAKTGKVIVDYKLGNDRLEISVSDNGKGILEEDFLYIFDKFYQSQDQNTRKPEGSGLGLAITKQIVEKHNGKIWAKKDIKIGATLVFTIPFK, from the coding sequence ATGAATAGTTACGCCGTAATCATAATCATCATTATTTATTTAGCAGTGTTGTTTTACATTGCTTTTCTTGCTGAAAAAAAACGTCAAAGTAAGTGGGTTAATAATCCTTACGTATACACCTTGTCTTTAGCTGTTTATTGTTCGGCTTGGACGTATTATGGGAGTGTCGGTATAGCAGCAAATTCAGGAATTGACTTTCTACCAATTTATTTAGGTCCTGTAATCGCAGCGCCTCTATGGATTGTATTACTGCGAAAAATTATTAGAATTTCGAAGCATCATAAAATTTCTTCTATTGCAGATTTTATTTCATTACGCTACGGAAATAACAGATTTTTAGGTGCGTTAGTAACCATCATTTGTCTATTTGGAACCTTACCTTATATTTCCTTACAGTTAAAAGCTGTTTCAGAAACCTTCGAAATTTTATCAGGAGAGAACAGTTATATTTCTACAACGGTCATTGATGATTCTACATTTTACATTGCTTTGTTGCTCGCCATATTTGCAGCTTTTTTTGGAACTCAAAATACAGATGCTTCAGAAAAGCATAAAGGAATTGTTGCCACAGTAGCGCTCGAGTCCATGCTAAAATTAATGTTCTTTTTAGTTATAGGGATCTATATTACATTTTTCTTGTTTGATGGCACTTCAGACATTTATGAGAAAGTTTCTATCACAGAAAATTTTAAAGCATTGACAACTTTTGGAGAAGTAGAAGCTGGTTTTAATTGGTTCTTCATGATTGCTTTATCATTTATGGTGGTGTTTTTGTTGCCAAGACAATTTCAAGTTGCAGTATTAGAAAATAACAGAGAAAAGCATTTAAAGAAGGCTATTTGGTTGTTTCCGTTGTATTTATTGTTGTTTAATATTTTTGTGATTTTTATTGCGTGGGCAGGAAAACTCACGTTTGGTTCTACAGAAAATGCAGAATATTACACGTTGTTGCTGCCGTTAGAACACGGGAATACCTTTTTAGCAACGCTGGTGTTTTTAGGTGGTTTTTCAGCAGTGATTTCTATGGTTGTAGTGTCTACTTTAGCATTATCTACTATGGTCAGTAACAACTTGGTGATTCCTTATGGTTTTCTAGATAAATTCATTAAAAACCAACCAGAACGCAATTCAAAATACATTAAGGCCATTCGTCGTGTTTCTATTTTTACCATCATTATTACAGCTTATTTCTTTTATGTGTTGTTTTCAAAAGCACTGTCTTTATATTCAATCGGTTTAATTTCGTTCGTTATTATAGCGCAGTTGGCTCCGTCATTTTTTATAGGTTTATATTGGAATCGTGGCTCTTCAAAAGGTGCTATTATTGGAATGATTGTAGGTTTTTTTGTCGCCTTTTATACTTTAGTTTTACCTTTTACTTTAGAATCGTACTTAGGCACAGATGATTTCCGACAATATGGATTAATGGGGATTGAAACTTTAAAACCTTATGCTCTTTTTGGAATTGATTTTTTAAGTCCGCCAGCACATGCGTTTTTCTGGAGTATCACTTTTAATTTGTTTAGCTATTTAATGTTTTCATTAATGTCTAAAGGAAATTATAGAGAACGTAATTATGCCGAAATGTTTGTGGATAGTAAAAACTTCACTAATCTTCAAGATAGTGCATTGGTTTGGAAAGGTGAAGCATACGTCTCAGATATTAAAAATGTTTTGGAACGATTTTTAGGTGAAAAAAGAGCGGCTCGTGCATTAAAAATATTTTTCACGAAGTATAAATTATCGCAAGATACACAGCTAGCAGATGCACGGTTAATTAACTTTTCAGAAAGGCTCTTAACAGGAAGTATCGGTTCCGCTTCAGCAAAAATATTAATCGCAAGTGTGGTAAAAGAAGAGCAAATTAGCTTAGTTGAGGTCTTGAAGATATTAGAAGAATCTAAAGAGAATATTGTGAGCAATAAAATGTTGGTGGAAAAGTCTAATGAGTTATCTCAACTAACATCTAGATTAAAAGAAGCCAACGAAGAGTTAATTAGTAAAGACAGACAGAAAGATGAGTTTTTAGATACGGTGGCGCATGAGTTGAAAACACCAATTACCGGAATACGAGCTGCAACCGAAGTTATTCTAGATGATGAGGATATGCCTAAAGAAATTAAAGCACAGTTTTTAAAGAATATTTTAGAAGATTCGGATCGTTTAGGACGCTTAATTCATAATATTTTGGATTTTGAAAAATTAGAAACAGGAGGCTTGCAATTAGATTTAAAGCATCAGGATATTCAAAAAACAATAGGGAAAGCCATTGCTAGTATTTCTCATATTGCTGCAAAAAAAGATGTTCAAATTATAAATAATAATGTGCATTCTTTTAAAATTAGTTATGAGGAAGATCGTATTCTTCAAGTGCTAACTAATTTGTTGTCTAATGCTATTAAGTTTTGTGAAGCCAAAACAGGTAAAGTTATTGTTGATTATAAGTTAGGAAATGATCGCTTAGAAATCTCGGTTTCAGATAATGGCAAAGGGATTTTAGAAGAAGACTTTCTTTATATTTTTGATAAATTTTACCAATCTCAAGACCAAAACACAAGAAAACCTGAAGGGAGTGGTTTAGGTTTAGCGATTACAAAACAAATAGTAGAAAAGCACAACGGAAAAATTTGGGCAAAAAAAGACATAAAAATTGGTGCAACACTTGTTTTTACAATCCCTTTTAAGTAA
- a CDS encoding serine hydrolase — protein sequence MKFNSTFLIILAFVQFSFSQNVDVPHEIKDHIKARIDEGFNPSVALAYIDGENVIYFNYGDTEVENGKRVDENTVYEIGSISKVFTTIILADEVLKGNMNLSDPISKYLPKTVTVPQRNGKQITLKDLATHTSSLPRMSDNFEPADYSNPFADYSADLLYEFLSSYDLLRDIGTQYEYSNLGMGLLGHILELHTGETYEDLVKTRITNPLGMKSTGIVLTEAMKAKLALGHSEQLEIVNNWDLNVLAGAGAIRSTTSDMVKFLKANTSTNDTSLDKAMKLSHQIAFSDESESFNIALGWHFANSNTIIWHNGGTGGYRAFTGFLNDFSKGVVVLTNSVSTVDAIGMKLLDAPLPLELPKKSEFPDEIEVSAAVLENYIGVYQLAPTFSLTITRKENQLFLQATNQPQFEIFPSAEHQFFLKVVEASITFSTNDTGEINGLTLHQGGQNLPGHKVE from the coding sequence ATGAAATTCAATTCAACTTTCCTTATAATTCTTGCGTTTGTTCAATTTTCGTTTTCTCAGAATGTAGACGTTCCTCATGAAATAAAAGATCATATTAAAGCCCGTATAGATGAAGGTTTTAATCCTAGTGTAGCATTGGCTTATATAGATGGTGAAAACGTAATCTATTTTAACTATGGTGATACAGAAGTTGAAAATGGAAAGCGAGTAGATGAAAATACAGTTTATGAAATCGGTTCAATTTCTAAAGTTTTTACAACTATTATTCTTGCCGATGAAGTGCTAAAAGGAAACATGAATCTTAGTGATCCTATTTCAAAATACTTACCAAAAACGGTAACTGTGCCTCAGCGGAATGGAAAACAAATTACACTAAAAGATTTAGCAACACACACTTCTAGTTTGCCAAGAATGTCAGATAATTTTGAACCAGCAGATTATTCTAATCCATTTGCAGATTATTCAGCCGATTTACTTTATGAATTTTTATCGTCTTATGATTTGTTAAGAGATATAGGAACTCAGTATGAATATTCAAATTTAGGTATGGGGTTATTAGGTCATATTTTAGAATTACATACAGGTGAAACATATGAAGACTTAGTTAAAACAAGAATTACAAATCCACTTGGAATGAAAAGTACAGGTATTGTTTTAACAGAAGCCATGAAAGCGAAATTGGCCTTAGGACACAGTGAGCAGTTAGAAATTGTAAATAATTGGGATTTAAATGTATTAGCTGGTGCAGGTGCCATACGATCTACAACTAGCGATATGGTTAAATTTTTAAAAGCGAATACATCTACCAATGACACGTCATTAGATAAAGCCATGAAGTTAAGTCATCAAATTGCTTTTTCAGACGAAAGTGAAAGCTTTAATATTGCATTAGGATGGCACTTTGCGAACAGTAATACAATCATTTGGCATAATGGAGGTACTGGTGGTTACAGAGCTTTTACGGGTTTTTTAAATGATTTCAGTAAAGGCGTTGTAGTTTTAACTAATTCTGTTTCGACTGTTGATGCTATAGGAATGAAATTGTTGGACGCGCCATTACCTTTAGAATTACCAAAGAAATCGGAGTTTCCAGATGAAATAGAGGTTTCTGCAGCAGTTTTAGAAAATTATATAGGAGTATATCAATTGGCACCTACATTTTCATTGACCATTACAAGAAAAGAAAATCAACTTTTTTTACAAGCTACGAATCAACCACAATTTGAAATTTTTCCATCGGCAGAACATCAATTCTTTTTGAAAGTTGTTGAAGCAAGTATTACGTTTAGTACGAATGATACTGGTGAAATCAATGGTTTAACTTTACACCAAGGCGGACAGAATTTGCCTGGACATAAAGTAGAGTAG
- the acs gene encoding acetate--CoA ligase: MSNYHIKHLEEYYQVYRKSVRNPEVFWEEIAEEHFMWRKKWDNVLSWDFSKPEIKWFEGAELNITENCIDRHLYTRGDKTAIIFEPNDPSEEAEHITYKQLHKRVCKFANVLKDQGIQKGDRVCIYLPMIPELAIATLACARIGAIHSVVFAGFSSTALSTRINDSECKMVITSDGSYRGSKTIDLKGIVDEALEGCPTIASVLVVKRIHSEIYMKEGRDHWLQPLLDSADKRCEPEIMKAEDPLFILYTSGSTGKPKGMVHTTAGYMVYTAYTFKNVFQYREKDVYWCTADIGWITGHSYIVYGPLCNGATTVLFEGVPSYPDFGRFWEIIAKHKVNQFYTAPTAIRALAKEGIEHLEKHDLSSIKVLGTVGEPINEEAWHWYDDNVGKKKSPIVDTWWQTETGGIMITPIAFATPTKPTYATLPFIGIQPALMDEHGAEIKGNQVDGRLCIKYPWPSMARTIWGDHQRYKDTYFSAYDNKYFTGDGALRDEVGYYRITGRVDDVIIVSGHNLGTAPIEDAINEHPAVAESAIVGYPHDVKGNALYGYVTLKETGESRNHDNLRKEINQIITDQIGPIAKLNKIQFTDALPKTRSGKIMRRILRKIACNEIDQLGDTSTLSNPEVVQDIIDNVK, from the coding sequence ATGAGTAATTATCACATAAAACATTTAGAGGAATATTATCAAGTGTATCGTAAATCGGTCCGAAATCCAGAAGTGTTTTGGGAAGAAATCGCAGAAGAACATTTTATGTGGCGAAAAAAATGGGATAACGTTTTAAGTTGGGATTTTTCAAAACCAGAAATTAAATGGTTTGAAGGAGCAGAACTTAATATTACTGAAAATTGTATTGATAGACATCTATATACTAGAGGTGATAAAACGGCAATCATTTTCGAACCTAATGATCCTTCAGAAGAAGCCGAACATATTACCTATAAACAATTGCATAAACGGGTTTGTAAATTTGCAAATGTTTTAAAAGATCAAGGCATTCAGAAAGGTGATCGTGTTTGTATTTATCTACCTATGATTCCTGAATTAGCAATAGCGACTTTGGCTTGTGCTCGTATTGGAGCGATTCACTCTGTGGTTTTTGCTGGGTTTTCTTCAACTGCATTATCCACAAGAATAAATGATTCAGAATGTAAAATGGTCATTACAAGTGATGGGTCTTACCGTGGCTCAAAAACTATTGATTTAAAAGGTATTGTAGATGAAGCCTTAGAAGGTTGTCCAACTATCGCATCAGTATTAGTTGTAAAGCGTATTCATTCGGAAATTTATATGAAAGAAGGACGTGATCATTGGTTACAACCTCTATTAGATAGTGCGGACAAACGTTGTGAGCCGGAAATTATGAAAGCTGAAGACCCTCTATTTATATTGTATACTTCTGGTTCTACAGGGAAGCCAAAAGGCATGGTGCACACCACAGCTGGTTATATGGTATACACAGCCTATACGTTTAAAAACGTGTTCCAATACAGAGAAAAAGATGTGTATTGGTGTACAGCAGACATCGGATGGATTACAGGTCATAGTTACATTGTTTACGGTCCATTATGCAATGGAGCAACAACGGTATTGTTTGAAGGTGTGCCGAGTTATCCAGATTTTGGACGCTTTTGGGAAATTATAGCAAAACATAAAGTCAATCAATTCTACACTGCACCAACAGCTATTAGAGCCTTGGCAAAAGAAGGAATTGAGCATTTAGAAAAACACGATTTATCTTCTATAAAAGTTTTAGGAACTGTTGGAGAACCAATTAACGAAGAGGCATGGCATTGGTATGATGATAACGTTGGAAAGAAGAAATCACCAATTGTAGATACATGGTGGCAAACAGAAACTGGTGGTATTATGATTACGCCAATTGCTTTTGCCACACCAACAAAACCAACGTATGCTACTTTGCCATTTATAGGTATTCAACCTGCATTAATGGATGAGCATGGTGCTGAGATAAAAGGCAATCAAGTGGATGGTCGTTTATGTATAAAATATCCTTGGCCAAGTATGGCCAGAACCATTTGGGGTGATCATCAACGTTATAAAGACACATATTTCTCTGCTTATGATAACAAGTATTTTACAGGAGATGGCGCTTTACGTGATGAGGTTGGGTATTATAGAATAACAGGTAGAGTAGATGATGTGATTATTGTTTCTGGTCATAATTTAGGAACAGCACCAATTGAAGATGCCATTAACGAACATCCTGCAGTTGCAGAAAGTGCTATTGTTGGTTATCCACACGATGTTAAAGGAAACGCGCTTTACGGTTATGTAACTTTAAAAGAAACAGGAGAAAGTAGAAATCATGATAATCTTAGAAAAGAGATTAATCAGATAATTACAGATCAAATTGGGCCTATAGCTAAGTTGAACAAAATTCAGTTTACAGATGCTTTACCAAAAACACGGTCAGGTAAAATTATGCGTAGAATTTTAAGAAAAATTGCTTGTAATGAAATCGATCAATTAGGAGATACAAGTACACTTTCTAATCCTGAAGTCGTACAAGATATTATAGATAATGTAAAATAA
- a CDS encoding AMP-binding protein, whose protein sequence is MKYQEFYKESIQNPEQFWKRQANDIEWFKSPNIITSKDQFDYNQWFEDGELNLSYLCIDKHINDGFGEQNAIIYDSPVTHTKQHFTFDQLHHEVSKLAGGLQNLGLKKGDTCIIYMPMIPQAVFSMLACARLGVIHSVVFGGFAPHELAIRIDDCKPKAIITASNGVEVERIIPYKPFVDEAIEKSKNKPNHVIVFDRELGVEIPKKDYDIDYKTLVEESPSIEAVALASTHPSYILYTSGTTGTPKGIIRDTGGYATALKFSMKNIYGVDEGETFWAASDVGWAVGHSFIAYGPLLNRNTTIVFEGKPIKTPDASTFWRVINEHNVKAMFTAPTAIRAIKKEDPTGRLIKPYDLSNLKYLFLAGERCDVATLNWAEEQLHIPVIDHWWQTESGWPMLANMVGVAIQPIKEGSAGLPVSGYDIQILNEEGEKVQAGVEGYVAVKLPLPPGTLSNLWGNPDRFKFGYLNRFPGYYFSGDGGYKDEDGYVFITGRVDDIINVAGHRLSTAEMEEIVSSHKAVAECAVFGVHCDLKGQKPLGLIVLKTDKVYETEQTQKEIVKDVRREIGAVASFRDVLVVERLPKTRSGKTLRKLLRNIADDLEFNIPSTIDDVAIVDEIKSVYKVYKIGIHS, encoded by the coding sequence ATGAAATACCAAGAGTTTTACAAAGAAAGTATACAGAATCCAGAGCAATTTTGGAAGCGTCAGGCTAATGACATAGAGTGGTTTAAATCCCCTAATATCATCACGTCTAAAGATCAATTTGACTATAATCAATGGTTTGAAGATGGAGAACTCAATCTGAGTTATTTATGTATAGATAAACATATTAATGATGGCTTTGGTGAGCAAAATGCCATAATCTATGATTCACCTGTAACCCATACAAAACAGCATTTTACATTCGATCAATTACATCACGAAGTCTCAAAATTAGCTGGTGGATTACAAAATTTAGGCCTTAAAAAAGGGGATACCTGTATTATTTATATGCCTATGATTCCGCAGGCTGTTTTTTCGATGTTAGCTTGTGCGAGATTAGGAGTTATTCACTCGGTAGTTTTTGGTGGATTTGCTCCTCATGAGTTGGCTATTCGTATTGACGATTGTAAACCTAAAGCAATTATTACAGCATCAAATGGAGTTGAGGTTGAGCGTATTATTCCTTACAAGCCTTTTGTTGATGAAGCTATAGAAAAATCAAAAAATAAACCAAATCATGTCATCGTTTTTGATAGAGAATTAGGTGTTGAAATTCCTAAAAAAGATTATGATATAGATTATAAAACTTTAGTTGAAGAATCTCCATCCATTGAAGCGGTTGCGCTAGCATCTACACATCCTTCTTATATATTATACACTTCCGGAACAACAGGTACACCAAAAGGCATTATTAGAGATACAGGTGGCTATGCTACAGCTCTAAAATTTTCAATGAAAAATATTTATGGAGTTGATGAAGGTGAAACCTTTTGGGCAGCTAGTGACGTAGGTTGGGCTGTCGGTCATAGTTTTATAGCATACGGACCTTTATTAAATAGAAATACAACCATTGTATTTGAAGGTAAACCTATCAAAACACCAGATGCCTCAACATTTTGGCGTGTTATAAATGAGCATAATGTAAAAGCTATGTTTACGGCACCAACAGCAATCCGAGCCATAAAAAAAGAAGACCCAACGGGTCGTTTAATTAAACCATACGATTTATCTAATTTAAAATATTTGTTTTTAGCGGGTGAACGTTGTGATGTTGCCACTTTAAATTGGGCAGAAGAACAATTGCATATTCCTGTTATAGACCATTGGTGGCAAACTGAAAGTGGGTGGCCAATGTTGGCTAATATGGTTGGCGTAGCAATCCAACCTATTAAAGAGGGATCGGCAGGTTTACCTGTGAGTGGCTATGATATTCAAATATTGAATGAGGAAGGTGAAAAAGTACAAGCAGGAGTTGAAGGTTATGTCGCTGTAAAATTGCCATTGCCACCTGGTACGTTGAGTAACCTTTGGGGAAATCCAGATCGTTTTAAGTTTGGCTATTTAAATCGTTTTCCGGGTTATTATTTTTCAGGTGATGGTGGTTACAAAGATGAAGATGGTTATGTATTTATAACTGGTCGTGTAGATGATATTATTAATGTTGCTGGTCACCGTTTATCTACAGCAGAAATGGAAGAGATTGTATCCTCACATAAAGCGGTTGCAGAATGTGCTGTGTTTGGTGTACACTGCGATTTAAAAGGGCAGAAGCCCTTGGGATTAATTGTTTTAAAAACCGATAAAGTTTATGAAACCGAACAGACTCAAAAAGAAATTGTAAAAGACGTCAGACGAGAAATAGGTGCCGTGGCATCATTTAGAGATGTATTGGTTGTAGAACGTTTACCTAAAACAAGAAGTGGAAAAACACTTCGAAAGTTATTGCGAAATATTGCTGATGACCTAGAATTTAATATACCATCAACCATTGATGATGTCGCTATTGTAGATGAAATAAAATCCGTATATAAAGTTTATAAAATTGGTATTCATAGCTAA